AAGAATGAGTGGATATGTGTTTAGGaaagagatgtttgttttgtcgctaaaagatgtttgtttttgtcacttatggacactgaaatgtattaaaaaggttgaactttgaatatataaactgtaaagaaagaaactcaATACAACAAGTATGTTTGGATGTAAAACTTGAATAAATTGCTGCATGACACTTGAGGTTAACAAGCCGTTTCCTCGTCTTTCTCCTGTTCTTCAGGAGTATATCTGTCAACAGCGGTGCTGTCGCTACGGTACCCGTTACACAAAGCTGAATCTACATTTAGCTAATATTATAACTATATTCTCGTAAATGAACAGAAATTCTCGtagcctggccctaatactccatcaTATTACTTACAGCAgggatgactgaaataaataaaggaagttAAAGACTTACATGAGGGATAACGGTTGAAGGAATTCCTGAAAGTGTTGCGTGATCTTCAGGCTTTCagataaaagaacaacaaaaaaaagacaatgtaTTTTTGTTACTGTAGTCACTCTCTGAAAGTGGATAGGGGGTGGTGGTGGGGTAACAAATTCTGATTCTGACCTGGTTCTGGAAGTTCTCAACAACAATCCCCACCAAGATGTTGAGAATCACGTTCTTTCCCACAATAATCATCAACACGAAAAACAGAGCACTCCATGGTGAGATGGAGGCCATGCAGTTGTAAAGGACAAAGTTCCAATCTTCTAACGTCAGAACCTGCATGagcatcaaaataaataaataaataaataaactaaacaacagtgcaaaaaaattgttttattctgaCCTGGAACACTGTGACCATGGCCCACAGGAGGTTGTCAAAGTTTTTCCGCGAGTCAATCTTGTCGAAGCTTCTGCTGCCGTAATCGCCTACGTCTCCCTTAATTTCGCAGCCGAAGATGTGCATTCCCACAACGCTGCAGAGACAAACCAGATGGAAGTGAAAGTTGCTCATCTGTCCTCTGCTAGACTTAAGATTCGGTGTGAGAATGTACCTGAAGAGGAAGACAATGAAGAACAGCAGCCAGCACAGCATGGCTGCCTCCTCAATGGTCCTCTTCAGCACCATCAGTTGTCTGTACAGGTAGGGGAGGAAATGCACAAGCCTCCCAAACCGCAGGGCTCGAAATGCACGCAGAACCGACAGTCTGCTGTCAGTATCAGCTTGCAGTTCCCACAAACTGAAAGgcacaaacattttagtttgcTTTACTGTTAATGTCTAATTTAGGGCAgagcaataaattaataatacatattgcgatagacacatgatcaatatcaatagatgtTACGTTTGATAAAATTTTCAATAGCTTTACCCAGAACAGCTTAGAGTTATGGGGGcagtaggcagaggaaaggattTAGCTGCTCAACTTCTCATGGCCATCTAAGTAAGATGGGTGGCGTCAACCAACTCATTTTCTCTTTGGTTGCCAAGCAACAACCAGTAGAGCAACTTGCATAGCAGCAGTTTACGGTTTTGCCACCATACCGCTTAACTAGGCCagtcgcaataaatcaattaatcgcatgataaattaaaacaaactcaataattttgatttgcatgatttatcgttttcttcttttttctctctctttctaccaaaaactggataacgaaagtcttcagtctggtgcacTGGTCTCAGTTAGCTCTTTCTTTGAAGGACAAttctgtttacagagacttcataattcattttatttgttgtttctattgttttgtttatatttgggatatttaacatgttttccagttccagtgttaaatgtttgatagaaataaagtttattgatctttgagaatatgTTATTATATAACTTGAAAAGGGTCTTAAAACAACATTGTCATTTATTGGAATAActtctgagacaatttatcgtccaggaaaatgtgttattgtgacaggcctagtaataactgcttcaaaataataaaagaaaactgcatggagtgaaaactgtggctCAAACATGAAAGGTAACGCCCCTAGTTtgacagtatttcagatatttaaaacaaaaaatctgaccAATTACTATCAATATCGACCAATATGAAATGCTTATGTcgtgatacgtttttcagcccTATCGTCCATCTCTACATCTAATGTATAACTCTGAAACAGAGAACCATTTGAAATTTAAATCCAATACatagttcccacaagtctgaaccgAAAGTGATCCGCGCTATCTTAGCAGGCAGGCGCATGCAACCGATCTCATATTGCGATATACTGTAGTTAACTACTTAGTGAACACAAAGAACATATCAGTCTTAGCTTGgagataaaagctacattaacTAAGCTAATTTTACAACTTCGCCAGTAAGAACAGCAgatatcactgatatttattttagtattacAGGGAGGTTGGTAGAgtactcaaaaattgtaatCGAGTAGCGACTGTTACTTATGTTGTTGCTCCAGTTAGATAGGAATGAGGCAAGAGCTAGTTCTATGCTTGTAGATTGTCATTGTTGTtatagcaactccatagcaaccgCCTGCCAAAATGGCTGTCAATTACAAAGTTCATGGAAGTGTGACGTCACACGAGAACTACGTATTTGACCCTTTGCGCGTGTCGTCATGCTCTTCAGAACTCTGCCCGCTACGCCATGACGGACTTCAAAACAACCTATGCGCCCCTTTAAAGCCTGTCAAAAAACAGACATCTACAACCTTATATTGGtattatttagttgatttcccTTTAAAAATGGTCACAGGATGATGCGCAGtcagctgcacaaacagacaaggatgcaaaccaaaccaaaaactgGTTTGGTTTGGTCCTATTCTTTTGTGCATTTCTAACGCCGCTCCAGTGTAAGGAGAAACGCTGCTTATGATATAGTAATAAAAATCATCCGGTTTGAATTCAGGTAAAGTCAGTAATTTGATCAACGTGTCAGGAGGGAGGAAGTATTgatcggtttctaagctagatatttccaacttttgtaaataccGCCGTCTGTGAACTCCAACCAAGTGTGTTACGTTCACAGGCAAATTAGCCCGACTCAAACAAGTTGATGCCGTGGCTAACTGGCAAAAACTACTCGGAAAAACGATTTCAGTTGCTCTGTTCAAAACTCCCCTCCCTCACTTCTGTCGTCCATCATGGCGTCTCAAACGATTAAGTGAcatagttgcaaagggtcaatatgtttatttgaatttcaCTGGATACCGACTCAAACCTATGAGTCAAGGGATATATTCATTTGCGTGAGATCATACCTAATGATAACTATGAGACAGTCGAAGTTGTTGCTCCAGTCCTTAAAGTAGTCAGACCCCAAGGCCATCAGTTTCAGGACCATCTCCACGACAAACACACCCGTGAAGACATAGTTAGAGATCTGTAACACATTCGTCATCATCTCTGGCTGCAGGAAGATGAGAAACACAGGGTTCATGTGCTTTTCCCACAGAAAACTTAAagcacttttcaagcattttcatggtacatttttaagcttttcCAGCAAAGCAATGCAAATGAactaatgaaaaatgaaaaaatacatttaaattcgCTATATGGTatcatttattactgttatcaAGAATGTATTGTGTACATTCAACAGTGAGGAAAAGTTAAACTAGAAAATAACAACATTTTACGTTTAGAGATGTATCTCTTACACACACCCTACACACCTGACTGGTTTGACTGGttataattttggtaattctaacctTCAAACTTaacctaaaacaaaagaagtttagtctgatttaactttctATAAGAAAGCAATGTCTATGTATCTTTTTATTAGGTGTAagtaaatatctggtttaaactgaaaataatgttttccaaatttaagCTATTAACAAAACTTTAGATTGAATTTAATTACAGAATTGCAGAGTTTGAATATTAAGTACTTTTAAGGACTTCATACATAAATCAAGCACTTCACAAACCTTGATAAACCCCAGctaaaattcaagcattttcaaggatttcaagcactcATACAAACACTGAATACAGTGTGTGTGGAGATTAGAGCTGCAccaatctgatattaatatctgcatTAGCCCTGATATAGAAAAGATTATAGATTTGGTGACAATGTGTCCGATCCATAAGGCCATGGCTGGCACTGTTGCCTGTTGTGATGCAGACCAGTTTGTGCTCATCCAGTCCCCAGTCTGCTAAACCAGATTTCAGGTTTTCCCCAAAGGTGTCAGGGGTATGGAAATATCTGGTCAAGCTCATATAATGGGTCATATTTGAACAGGGCAGAGTAAAATGGAATGTCTTTGATTTCCTTACGTATGTCCTTTTTAACACTTTTGTACAGTTGTGGAATCGCCGTTCgttatgcattttgtttttccagggATTTTGTACTGGCTGCCAAACGCTTGCAACCTTTATCAAAATGCCAGCTTTTCAACAACATTAATGGGCAGCATCTCTTTAGCGATTAAGTGAACAACACCGCATGTGTCTGAGCACAAAGCACTTTGCGCCGTCCTTTTTGTACGCTGTCTattgaaaaatgacaaatgcGTCATACCAAAGGTTGCAACCAAAGTTGTCTTcagtagaaagagagaaaggcaCAAAGAAACAATaagctgataaataaaaaaatattgacttaattttaatttattgtgtgattaattgattaactgtttaattgcttattgcaaaAGGCCTAAAGAGCAGATCttttcagtctaattctatgtttTGTGAACTGAGCAATGTCATGTGTTCAGAATAAATGATTGTGTTTccttctatctcttttagctgCTTGCATGTTTGCATACGCACACGCATATGTGCACGCGCACATACACACGTATGGCTAAGGAAATGACACATCAGAGAACGCCCTCTTTAGGGCGTAGCTTAGATAGAGGCCtagaaaagaaatcagaaactGTTGTCAGGAGCcatttgctgtgttttcccACAAGGAAACATGGTGATGGACCAGAGCTGTATTTTGGCCTTAATAAACAGGATTGATGATTTCAACTCGCTGATTCTTTTTGAACTTCATACATTACGAAgtgagctgaagaagggaaaCTCTCCAAcacatgctttatttattttacattatatttagaattcctaaatgtactttttgaaaaatttgaAATCAGGTTTGTTGTagtttattcttttcatctttaACCAAGATAGTCGACctattatttttgtcagtttattagtttattagtGGCTGTTGTACTCCTAATTCCattgactgaacaaattaaagttatgttgtttttacatgtctgaccaagcttgtgaagcaaTTGGtatatttaaatgtgctgtaccggtgcagagttatcaaataaatttgtaattcagtacatttacatctaaatctatatttaaaaaacacaactttttaagtcaattcagcgatgtgtttttttgtatcaGATCAGTGTCAGCCGGTACGAAATCTCAGATATCTATATCAGTACcggaagtgaaaaaagagaATTGGTGCATCCCTAGTGGAGAAACAAGGCAGCTTGAAACTCCTTTGAAGACATGTGAGAGACAGAGCTTAAAATACtccttttcaaaataataaagcaaCCAAGAAAATGTGACTCAGAATCACAATTCGTATTAAAACATCTTCTCTGTATATGTtgccaaaaacatttcaaaacacttacaaatgcaaacattttacctGGTCATGGTGCTCGATGGCCATGGTTAGGATGTTGAGCAAAATAGCAATTGTGATAAACCTGTTGAAGACGTTCCCTGTCACAAGCGCCTCTAGCTTCCTACGGATAGGCAGCCAGCACCGGCCCTGGTGAAAAATAGAGTCAGGTAGGGAAGCCCTGGTTAgtagtatataaaaaaattaaaaaaactttgtggGTGGGAATTTGTTTGTGCTCTTACCAGTGGTGATGATTCCGCTAAGTGGTGATGATTGGAGCCCCATATGTCACTCACTCTAACAATTAAAGGGAACAATGAGGGCAACATGAATTCCCCAAGAACCAAGAAGTGCTGTTTTCAAGCTGAAGTGCTCCTGAAATTAATCTTTTACAAAAactagtttaatttaatttgaatagtccaaatagtttggatgtatttttttctttctttcctacttaTGTAAAGTTCCTGTTTATATCATAGCTTCGTGGTgcatttctatcctaaagaacaatatataaaacttcagatcaAAACTAGATTTTAAGATGTATGGAAAAACCTCACGAAAGCCTTATGTTATGTAGCTGAGTGCACattaatgagaaacaaaataaacctttttgattttagcaaatggctgcagtAAATCacagagtgaaaaaaatgaaaggggtctgaatacttCTCCTACCCGCTGTAAGCATCGGCCGAccactgatctcccaaaattaaggaaatctgtGGCTATAAATCGGTTGGCGGATAAATCTGTGCACCCCTAGTAGTAACGTCCACATAGAATACATGCCCATCATAGCTTGCAAataaagaatagaatagaatagaatagaatagaatagaatagaagtactttattcatcccagcagggaaattacttcgcagttacagcatagagacaagacacaataacaactaccactgagtagtagatgtaaatatatgtacagcaagtgtgccacagtgcagttgtgcaaaatcggactgattagtgctaatagagctaagctaattttgctacATCAGTACTATAGTAAATATCAATGATATTCATCTTATTATCTGAGATGAGTATAGTATTCAAGTAGTTGTAATGTcctttatattgtttataagcTGCATAGGAATGGTCTGAGAGTTAGTTCTaagcttgtggcttgtttattcttatcatagcaactccatagcaactgcctgccaagatggctgtcagttacaaagttcaTGGACTTTGTAACTGATGTCGCTACATCAGTTTTCATATGTTGTCACATATGAAGTGTGACAGAACCATTATTATGTGATTGTAGCAGTCAAATACAGTGAAATTCAGTTTATAATGCTAAGCTAAAGATTGAAGCCCAGCTGATTGCATTGAATCAATAACTTTGTAGCAGTTGCCATCTTGAGCAAGATTATGCTGACAGTATGTTTTCATATGTTGTTAAATATGAAAACTATGTATAGGTTTTTGACAGGAACCAATAAactattaaataaatactgaacaaattctgttttatttgaaaaatattaattcatattatagcaaattttgagtttaaatgacaatcattatttattagattatttatttatttacttcctTATTCCATAACTCATAGTTATGGATTGCAATGCATGACctttattcaattatttacaaattattgTATTTCCAAGATGATAAGTCCTAAGTTTTTGTCTGAGTTTTTCAGGTGGTTGTAGACTTTTGGCCCTTAAAACACATCCTTGATGTTTGTTACAATTAAAGGAATATTTATATAACCACTCATGTAACTCTAACCTTGAGATGAGTTTTGAAACCCTCGCCTTTATAGCCTTCCAAACTTCACGGAAGCTCACAGTACCAGGAAACTTCCTTCCAGGTTCATGTTTCATGGCATCTGAGTAGTGGGTGGCAATAACAACGGCACATGTGTTCATTATGACGTAGGAGGCGAGCTGGATCAagacataaacaacaaataattagGTTGTAGCTTGTATGAGACATTAACTGTGCCGTTCAATTCAGTTTGCTCTTGTGAGGGCCAATCCACAGTAATTGTACTGTGAAAAATGTACtacaaaagacaaacagaaccaTTATTATGTGATGTACAAAtatactgtaaaaataaatccacttcAATCATGTTTGCAGATTAAATCATTGCACAGTCCAACTTGATTGTAGCAGTCAAATACAGTGAAATTCAGTTTATAATGCTAAGCTAAAGATTGAAGCCCAGCTGATTGCATTGAATCAATAACTTTGTAGCAGTTGCCATCTTGAGCAAGATTATGCTGACAGTATGTTTAGGTGTGGGGTGGAGAGaaaatccctttttttaaacaaaagaaatcttcagaaaaaaattggTAGCTAATAGCAACCATCGCTTTTAGTTGTGGTACACATACATTTGAACTTCTGATGGCAAAGTTTAAATGATTGATGACattaaggttaaaaaaaaaacttcacaaaaGTAATGCATCCCCTAGCAAAACAAGTCTGCATTTCCTTGTAAAAGTATTGCATTTCCACGCAATACCCCTGCGTTCCCTTGCAATGCGTTTTGCGTTCTCTTGCAATAATGTATTTACTGGTCTGTTCATGCAGCATCTTAAATAGTGAAAGTACTTCTGCTACAATATAAGGTTTTGAAAAGCTTTTAGATGTATGTATgggggaaagaaagaaaaatacatcctaattattcaacttatttttgaattattttcatggGGTAATAAAgccatctgacagttttgattgtgtcttttttgtgtttatctgaATAGTTAATAATGCCTGTTGTCCTGTGCAGTCCTATGAACACACAGTTAACACATTCGTTTTAACCAAAGAGTTAAGAATGTATAAGCACGCTCTTTAAAGGTGTACATGTGTgccattttaaattaacatttgttAGTACTGACTGTATACAAAATAGGGtgtatttgcttatttattgcAATGGAACACAAAACTTATTGCAATACTAATGTGAGGtagtgcaaaaaaacaaacaaaccctaTCATCTACAAAAAACGACTTAAATCATTTACAGATGGGGAAATCTCAGTTGTTGAGCACTGCATACGAAATGTCCATTTTCTCTACAACCTTTTACCCTGAAGCTTTTTtgggactaaaaaaaaaatccatagaTTACCAGCTGATGCAGACAGAAACTTACAATTGTGAGGACGATGAAATACACAAAACTCCACCAGGATTTTGCGTCCATCACATAGTACATTATGTCAGACCAGCCTTCCAGCGTGACAGactgaagagaaaaagacacagaaaaaataaagggaaaaatgtagtaaaaaaacaacaatctgaaATGTGAATTGACTTTCTGGTAAGACGGAATGAAACTAAGATCTCGTGGGTCagagttataaaaaaaattgaatgaaCACATAGAAGTCCAGTCACAAGACAGGATAGATTAGATAGTTGTAAAGTTCAGATCATCCTTTCGTAAAGTTCACAGTAATTACAATTTAAACCTTGCATGTCTGCAGAGAAATGCAAATCTTGAAGTAGTCCACTCTGAGCTAgacattaaaaagcaaaaagttaCAAGTACCAAAGTCCTGTTTTCTAATTTGGCTCATGGTATACACTCTACATTGCTCTACATTCACTCACCCATCCAAATCAATAAATTCAGCACCTAGACATTGAGACTGCTTCTACAAACATTTGTAAGAGAATGTATCACTATCAGGAGCTCAGTGAACTCTGTCCTTGGACAATGATTGGATGCTGTCTGTGGAACCAGACCACAGTGTCAACCTTATGCAGAGTCCTTCAGCACACCAAGATATTTTGCTGAATTTGATGCTTCCAAATCTTCAGGAAAGGTCTGGGGATGAAGCCTCTAGTTTCAATACGACCTGAATACAACACAAGGTCAATAAAGACATGGAGGACTAAATTTAGTGTGTAAGAGGTTGACTGGCCTGAGTAAAACGCTGTTCTCTTCCAAAATCAGTCTCTGACCTCATAAATAGACTCCTGGAACAATAGTCAAATATTACAACAAACAAACCCCTAATCCCTGGAGGTGCTGAAGCTGTTAAACCTGCAGGGGGTTGGCAGACAGCATTTTGACGTCTACAGATTGAGAGAGGGTCGTCACTCAGGTTGATATGTGTGtgaattcagaaaattaaatacttttgaCAATGTAGTGTATATGGAGAAAGTGACAGAGTGACAAATAGAGAAAAATCTGGAACTCACCTGGAAAACGGCAATCCAGGAGTAGCCGATGTTGTCAAAATTTATAGAGTTCAAGTTTGGGTTTTGTCCACTAGAACGACATATGTTGTAGTATGCATTCCAGTTAACACATTCACTACCATTACGGGTCGAAGCAAGTGGATCCAGATGGGGAGCGGGTAATGTACAGATGAGACTGCCTTCACGACTAGGAGGTATGTCTTCACAGACCCGCATGCCATCTTCAAGGCTACAGATGAAGGGAGATCTTTCGCCAGGGACGGACGCGTAGCTCGGAGTTAAGTTGCTGTACATTCTGTGTTAATAGAAGCACATGAAAGattcaaattattaaaaaaagaatcatatTTCTGAAGTATGGCTTTGTTGTCCattgaaaagtaatttttttctcagtggcAGAGGCTATTAACCTTGAGAGTTCAAAATGATTGGTGTGGTAATGAAAGATTAACCAGCAAGATATTGGGGTCTAGTAAAGATGCAACTATTTTATGGGGTTGCAGCTAACATCTTTTGTATCAATCGATTATTCCATCAATTATCGGGCaattaatcaagtaatcagatttttaaaaattggtacacgctgcagatttttcattcaacCTCTTAAACAGAGGTTATATTATATTACAgttccatttttaaataagaaaataaagattataCTGCCTAAAATGCATTAACATATCATTCTTTTAGTGGGAATATGATCATTTGTTCCAACTACAgctgacaaaaatatttctgagatcAACATGCGTGAAGCTGAGTCCTTTCTTCTTGACCTAATATCAATACAGTTttaggaattttattttattttttttttcagaatttgaaccttaaagttaaaactATGACACTTGACGTGTCCTTGGTTGTATATGTTCTTTTATAGATAgtctttgtacagttttggtttaataacAGCTCTGAGGGAgctgttctttcagcaattgGGATGTTTTACAATGTGTATACTaaagttaatgattaatcgattactaaattagttgagaattattttggtaattgaTTTATCACAATTAATCCAACTGTTTAAACCCTAGCTTTAATGCACAgttttcacaatttaaatttaGGTTTTTGCCTTTCATTTAATagtattatttgttgtttaattcacattatgacatattataataattattctttcctcttttttatataCTGGATTGATACTCTATTGGTCCTATGAAGAACCTTCATTTAGCTCTGCTGACGATATGTGAAACTTCAGGGacaaatataaaagttttaaactggTGAATGATCTCACTGACTGAATATTCCCAAAGAGTTTAATGAAGGCagaagagaagaaggaaaaaacttTTGGAAGGTGTCTTACGCAAGCATCTCATCTGGCAAAAAGCAGCGGTTAAGCAGGTCCCCTGCCCACAGCTGGACTCCCACAATGGCAAAGATGTATATGACGAGCACATAGAGTATGATTACATTTGCCAGCATGGGCAGGAGCCCTAGGAGCATGGTCACCAACTTGCGCATCTCTGCAGAGGTAAAGACAACTGGATAAgcttcaggttttttttgtgtcgCCATAGATATCTATGGTTCTATGTTCAGCTTTAAAGGGGCACCAATATGTGTTTTTCATCTACGTAGTATCATCTTAGATCACATTCATATGtaaccttcagttgttataaaaatccTGTATAAGTCAAATATGACCTAATTTGACATCGTAACCTGAAATTgggcctttttctttttaagaaagccctgctctttccaacactctgCATTTACGAAGCCTCAACACTGCTCCTCTGTTAATCCCTTAACGTTTTTACTAAGgcttcactgagaagtagctcgtataatgagctcagcagactcgcagtttcaccaggtgtttggtAATTGctgctgaaggagctgagtggggaagtcACAGGGGAGGGCTTCTCTGTGTGGCACAAGCTTGGAAGCTCGAAGGTGGTGCTAGGTCCactcaggtgttttgcacagctgaatgttTGCCACAAGAGAttagaggatttctcaaacatgcatgaaagaatcaggACAAGGTTtttgatgtaaagctaaaaaaagttgattttacataatgctgcccctttaagatgTGAATTGACCACTGAAAGCAATTTTTAATTGATAGACTGGCATTGCACAAATTCCTGGGATTTTATCTCACTTTAAagttgatgtatttatttactacaatctaataaaaataactggCAGACATATTTCATGCAAAAGTTCCATATAAATATAGTTCTGCTATGGTGAGACTTAAATGTGAAATCTGACAGATGGATGAATTccaggaaaatattaaataaagtccatctattcatccatccatacGGCGTAGGAATGCTGACCAGTACTGTTTTGCATCCAGGCAGTAAAGTGTGCAGACTGTGGTAAATGTCCAAGTGACCGTCAAGATTACCTTCAATTCTGCACAACAGTCGCAATGGGGAAACTGAATAGGAGAGTGATAGGTGTGTATCACAAAGTTCAAAAATTAAGTCCACAACCCTGAGGAGAAAttagcaaatacaaaaaaatatacattatgGAGGATTTTGATGTTCCGTCAACAACACTTTATATTTCATTTACTTTGTTTCAGACATGGATGGCATTGCGACACAAAATTGACCTGAGTCTTATAAGGTTACTAACTCTACACAAATAACAAAGAAGTCGAATATGTGCCAGTTGTATGTCAGGAATTCCTGGAGGCCCAGGGCCTTCAGTCTGATTATCAGCTCCACACAGAAGTAGCCAAGCATCGTGCGTGTTGAAATCTGATTGGAAACAAGTGAAATTCATGCATTACTGGCAGACAATGACTACAGTTCTTGGTTACAAGTGACTAAATGAGTTCAGATCTAACTCCCACCTTTTGAAGGAGATGTTCATCTGTGCAAGGAAGGTAAGTTCCATGAACAATACAGCCAATCGCTATgaccaaaaaagaaatatagCCTGGCCAAGTGTGTGAAGTTAAGGACAAAAcctaataaaattattcaattgCAACGGAGGTTGAGACTTACAACCTACAACTTTTGTAACCTGATTAGTCTAAAAAAATGGAGAGTAGTGCTAGATAggttaaattaaacaacactTGTTATTTGATACAAATATCACTTGAAGTAATTATCAAAGGATATTGGCTAAAGAGAAACTTAGTGCAGAACCGCTGGAAGGCTGAGTCATTTGACCCATCCGTGGTCGATCTGGGCTCCCCGTTTTCTGGTAATGGTGTGATGACTGTTGCATCACACTGGGTCATCAGTTGGTCATTGGTCTCAGTCATAGTGACGTACAGCAGCTGAGCTTGTCCCTGTCTTGCAGTAAAAATAGAGATACACGTACTGTTAACCTTATGTTtacattcaaattcaaaaatactttgttgatcCCAAATTatatgttgttgtaactcattaattaaaATTCTGCAAAGTGTTGTGATGGTCACGACTGTCGTAAGTCTTGTAATGGTCTGTATTACAGTTAATTTGAAGAAGCCgctgactgaagacactttgTTTTCTGAAGACAGTCTtgtgaagaggatggtcagggcTGTTCATGCATTTCTTTACTTGGTGTAATATCCTTATTTGCATCATTATCTCCAAATGTTCCAGT
This region of Xiphophorus hellerii strain 12219 chromosome 11, Xiphophorus_hellerii-4.1, whole genome shotgun sequence genomic DNA includes:
- the LOC116728834 gene encoding voltage-dependent T-type calcium channel subunit alpha-1I-like; the encoded protein is MYYVMDAKSWWSFVYFIVLTILASYVIMNTCAVVIATHYSDAMKHEPGRKFPGTVSFREVWKAIKARVSKLISRVSDIWGSNHHHLAESSPLGRCWLPIRRKLEALVTGNVFNRFITIAILLNILTMAIEHHDQPEMMTNVLQISNYVFTGVFVVEMVLKLMALGSDYFKDWSNNFDCLIVIIS